A section of the Streptomyces sp. SCL15-4 genome encodes:
- a CDS encoding four-helix bundle copper-binding protein — protein MTQSPTMPALTRQMQECIEACMNCHSICEETMSSCMQKGGQQQMQIMRALMDCSETTRMCADMMMRRSPMHTDMCALCAKACDMCAEACTAMPDDQQLTRCAEACRRCAETCRAMAGAGHM, from the coding sequence ATGACCCAGTCGCCGACGATGCCCGCCCTCACCCGGCAGATGCAGGAGTGCATCGAGGCCTGCATGAACTGCCACAGCATCTGCGAGGAGACGATGAGCTCCTGCATGCAGAAGGGCGGCCAGCAGCAGATGCAGATCATGCGGGCGCTGATGGACTGTTCCGAGACCACCCGGATGTGCGCCGACATGATGATGCGCCGCTCGCCCATGCACACCGACATGTGCGCGCTGTGCGCCAAGGCGTGCGACATGTGCGCCGAGGCGTGTACCGCCATGCCGGACGACCAGCAGCTGACGCGCTGCGCCGAGGCGTGTCGCCGCTGTGCCGAGACCTGCCGGGCGATGGCGGGCGCCGGCCACATGTGA
- a CDS encoding LCP family protein, protein MNDWPEGWSDDNGGPRYGRGSAGARPESARVMRQVRRGPAVPPGPRSGYDGSGAAAPPHGAGVPQQPSYVNGQGHEPGAGPDGYDSGYNTGQVYGSPGGRGPGAPAGSSARAPRPAPNWRRRIKWTAITVAGVLVVTSVATYFWADSKLRREVDLSKVIDRPDGGDGTNYLIVGSDSREGMSKEDEKKLHTGGAEGKRTDSMMILHVGDNGDTLISLPRDSDVVVPSYQGSTSGKVFPAQGRHAKLNATYAEDGPTLLVRAIEANTGLRIDHYVEIGFQGFAGIVDAVGGVEITIDKGFKDKWSGADFEAGKQTLNGQEALAFVRTRHAFAASDLQRTKNQQKFLAALAHQVATPSTILNPFKFYPTMGAGLDSLIVDKDMSLWDLASMFWAMKGVSGGDGTSMNMPISGSVGGNLVWDKTKVKTLVDELNNDEKVTVSGN, encoded by the coding sequence ATGAATGACTGGCCCGAGGGATGGTCCGACGACAACGGCGGCCCGCGCTACGGACGCGGCAGTGCCGGCGCGCGGCCGGAGAGCGCCCGTGTGATGCGTCAGGTGCGGCGCGGCCCGGCGGTACCGCCCGGTCCGCGCTCGGGGTACGACGGCTCCGGTGCGGCGGCGCCGCCGCACGGGGCCGGTGTGCCGCAGCAGCCGTCGTACGTGAACGGCCAGGGCCACGAGCCGGGCGCCGGCCCGGACGGGTACGACAGCGGCTACAACACCGGCCAGGTCTACGGCTCGCCCGGCGGCCGTGGTCCGGGCGCTCCGGCGGGCTCCTCCGCCCGTGCCCCGAGACCCGCGCCGAACTGGCGGCGGCGGATCAAGTGGACGGCGATCACGGTGGCGGGTGTGCTGGTCGTCACGTCGGTCGCGACCTACTTCTGGGCCGACTCCAAGCTGCGCCGCGAAGTGGACCTCTCCAAGGTCATCGACCGGCCGGACGGCGGTGACGGCACGAACTACCTGATCGTCGGCTCGGACAGCCGGGAGGGCATGTCCAAGGAGGACGAGAAGAAGCTGCACACCGGCGGCGCCGAGGGCAAGCGCACCGACTCGATGATGATCCTGCACGTCGGCGACAACGGCGACACGCTGATCTCGCTGCCGCGCGACTCGGACGTGGTGGTCCCGTCGTACCAGGGGTCGACGTCGGGGAAGGTCTTCCCGGCGCAGGGCCGGCACGCCAAGCTGAACGCCACCTACGCCGAGGACGGGCCGACGCTGCTGGTCCGCGCGATCGAGGCCAACACCGGTCTGCGCATCGACCACTACGTGGAGATCGGCTTCCAGGGCTTCGCCGGCATCGTGGACGCGGTGGGCGGAGTCGAGATCACCATCGACAAGGGCTTCAAGGACAAGTGGTCCGGCGCCGACTTCGAGGCGGGCAAGCAGACCCTGAACGGTCAGGAGGCCCTCGCCTTCGTGCGCACCCGGCACGCGTTCGCCGCCTCCGACCTCCAGCGCACCAAGAACCAGCAGAAGTTCCTCGCCGCCCTGGCGCACCAGGTGGCGACGCCCTCGACGATCCTGAACCCGTTCAAGTTCTACCCGACCATGGGCGCGGGCCTGGACTCGCTGATCGTCGACAAGGACATGTCGCTGTGGGATCTGGCGTCGATGTTCTGGGCGATGAAGGGCGTCAGCGGCGGTGACGGCACCTCGATGAACATGCCGATCTCCGGCTCCGTGGGCGGCAACCTGGTCTGGGACAAGACCAAGGTGAAGACGCTGGTGGACGAGCTGAACAACGACGAGAAGGTCACCGTCTCCGGGAACTAG
- a CDS encoding acyl-CoA thioesterase, with protein sequence MRRRHKVEGMTDQATEVEPEIPGKPTSASRTTLSHIMTHSDTNLLGTVHGGVIMKLVDDAAGAVAGRHSGGPAVTASMDEMAFLEPVRVGDLVHVKAQVNWTGRTSMEVGVRVLAERWNESAPATQVGSAYLVFAAVDADGKPRRVPPVIPETDRDRRRYQEAQIRRTHRLARRRAIRELREQRAAEGFED encoded by the coding sequence ATGCGCCGTCGGCATAAGGTGGAGGGCATGACAGACCAGGCCACGGAAGTGGAACCGGAGATCCCGGGTAAGCCCACCTCCGCCTCCCGCACCACCCTCAGCCACATCATGACCCACAGCGACACCAATCTGCTGGGGACGGTGCACGGCGGAGTGATCATGAAACTGGTCGACGACGCCGCGGGCGCCGTGGCCGGCCGGCACTCCGGCGGCCCCGCCGTCACCGCGTCCATGGACGAGATGGCGTTCCTGGAGCCGGTCCGCGTCGGCGACCTGGTCCATGTGAAGGCGCAGGTGAACTGGACCGGCCGGACCTCCATGGAGGTCGGCGTCCGGGTCCTCGCCGAGCGCTGGAACGAGTCCGCCCCGGCCACCCAGGTCGGCTCCGCCTACCTGGTCTTCGCCGCGGTGGACGCCGACGGCAAGCCGCGCCGGGTGCCGCCGGTCATACCCGAGACCGACCGCGACCGCCGCCGCTACCAGGAGGCCCAGATCCGCCGCACCCACCGCCTGGCCCGCCGCCGCGCGATCCGCGAGCTGCGCGAGCAGCGCGCGGCGGAGGGATTCGAGGACTGA
- a CDS encoding LCP family protein produces the protein MRAVTTLSVVVLASAGIGHAVVSSLDAGIARIDAFKDMKNRPQAGHGMNVLLVGTDGRDKVGERDRRAFRLGGQPCHCTDTMMIVHIAEDRGRATVVSLPRDSYAEMPAHTDQNSGRRHGPHPVRLNAAYAEGGPQLTIRTVEHMTHVKIDHYLEVDFTSFMRTVDVLGGVEVCTPTPLKDRYTGLELAPGTHTLRGGRALQYVRARHVDGASDLGRMKRQQRFLAALLEKTTSSGVLLNPMRFRDVTRAVLGSVRADAGFGTDELLDLGRAMRNFSPSSSEFTTVPIGQLNYQVKGIGSTLKWDPVKAEKLFAAVRDDKPLAQDRARRSRGPAPVPVEVAPETVRVQVANGTGTVGLGKRVDAALAATGFATTRRPVTAPARVPRTLVFYDPRWDRSARSLAAALPGSELRAVPGQGPLLKVTAGADFKDVRRVRFDDPGRPEQNVLRGDEVAC, from the coding sequence ATGCGGGCGGTCACCACGCTGTCGGTCGTGGTGCTCGCCTCCGCCGGGATCGGCCACGCGGTGGTCAGCAGCCTGGACGCGGGCATCGCCCGGATCGACGCCTTCAAGGACATGAAGAACCGGCCCCAAGCCGGACACGGCATGAACGTGCTGCTGGTCGGCACCGACGGCCGCGACAAGGTCGGCGAGCGGGACCGGCGCGCCTTCCGGCTGGGCGGCCAGCCCTGTCACTGCACCGACACCATGATGATCGTGCACATCGCGGAGGACCGGGGACGGGCCACCGTGGTGAGCCTGCCGCGCGACTCCTACGCCGAGATGCCCGCGCACACCGACCAGAACTCGGGGCGGCGGCACGGCCCGCACCCGGTCCGGCTCAACGCGGCGTACGCCGAGGGCGGTCCGCAGCTGACCATCCGCACGGTCGAGCACATGACCCACGTGAAGATCGACCACTATCTGGAGGTCGACTTCACCAGCTTCATGCGGACCGTGGACGTGCTCGGCGGGGTGGAGGTCTGCACGCCGACGCCGCTGAAGGACCGGTACACCGGCCTCGAACTCGCGCCCGGCACGCACACCCTGCGGGGCGGGCGGGCGCTGCAGTACGTCCGCGCCCGGCACGTCGACGGGGCCAGCGACCTCGGCCGGATGAAGCGGCAGCAGCGGTTCCTGGCCGCGCTGCTGGAGAAGACGACCTCCTCCGGGGTGCTGCTGAACCCGATGCGGTTCCGGGACGTGACCCGGGCGGTGCTCGGCTCGGTCCGCGCGGACGCGGGCTTCGGCACCGACGAGCTGCTGGACCTCGGCCGCGCGATGCGGAACTTCTCGCCGTCCTCCTCGGAGTTCACCACCGTGCCCATCGGGCAGCTGAACTACCAGGTCAAGGGCATCGGCTCGACGCTGAAGTGGGACCCGGTGAAGGCGGAGAAGCTGTTCGCCGCGGTGCGCGACGACAAGCCGCTGGCCCAGGACCGCGCGCGCCGCTCACGGGGGCCGGCGCCGGTGCCGGTGGAGGTGGCGCCGGAGACGGTCCGGGTGCAGGTGGCCAACGGCACGGGCACGGTGGGGCTGGGCAAGCGGGTCGACGCGGCGCTGGCGGCGACCGGCTTCGCCACCACCCGCCGGCCGGTCACGGCGCCCGCCCGGGTGCCGCGCACGCTGGTCTTCTACGACCCCCGCTGGGACCGCTCGGCCCGCTCCCTGGCCGCGGCCCTGCCGGGCAGCGAGCTGCGCGCGGTGCCGGGGCAGGGACCGCTGCTGAAGGTGACGGCCGGCGCGGACTTCAAGGACGTCCGCCGAGTGCGGTTCGACGACCCGGGGCGGCCGGAGCAGAACGTGCTGCGGGGCGACGAGGTGGCGTGCTGA
- a CDS encoding glycosyltransferase family 2 protein: protein MNAKPDVRLPAVSVIMPVLNEERHLRGAVEAILAQEYAGEMEVVIALGPSTDRTDEIAAELVRADPRVHTVPNPTGRTPAALNAAIKASRHPIVVRVDGHGMLSPNYIATAVRLLEETGAQNVGGIMHAEGENAWEHAVAAAMTSKIGVGNAAFHTGGRAGPAETVYLGVFRREALEQQGGYNEEFIRAQDWELNFRIREAGGLIWFSPELRVSYRPRPSVRALAKQYKDYGRWRHVVARYHSGSINLRYLAPPVAVCAIAAGLVVGVALTPWALVVPGGYLAAIVAGSVPAGRGLPPKARLRIPVALATMHMSWGWGFLTSPKSLARRVIASRRPAVHA, encoded by the coding sequence ATGAACGCCAAGCCCGACGTGCGGCTCCCCGCAGTGTCCGTGATCATGCCCGTCCTCAACGAGGAACGGCACCTGCGCGGAGCCGTCGAAGCGATCCTCGCGCAGGAGTACGCCGGCGAGATGGAGGTCGTGATCGCCCTCGGTCCGTCCACGGACCGCACGGACGAGATCGCCGCCGAGCTGGTCCGCGCGGACCCCCGCGTGCACACCGTGCCCAACCCGACCGGCCGCACCCCGGCCGCGCTGAACGCGGCCATCAAGGCGTCCCGGCACCCGATCGTGGTCCGCGTGGACGGCCACGGCATGCTCTCGCCGAACTACATCGCCACCGCCGTGCGGCTGCTGGAGGAGACCGGCGCGCAGAACGTCGGCGGCATCATGCACGCCGAGGGCGAGAACGCCTGGGAGCACGCGGTGGCCGCCGCCATGACGTCGAAGATCGGCGTCGGCAACGCGGCCTTCCACACCGGCGGCCGGGCCGGCCCCGCCGAGACCGTCTACCTCGGCGTGTTCCGGCGCGAGGCGCTGGAGCAGCAGGGCGGCTACAACGAGGAGTTCATCCGCGCCCAGGACTGGGAGCTGAACTTCCGGATCCGCGAGGCGGGCGGCCTGATCTGGTTCTCGCCCGAACTGCGGGTGTCCTACCGGCCGCGGCCGTCGGTGCGCGCGCTGGCCAAGCAGTACAAGGACTACGGCCGCTGGCGGCACGTCGTCGCCCGCTACCACTCCGGCTCGATCAACCTGCGCTACCTCGCCCCGCCGGTTGCGGTGTGCGCGATCGCGGCGGGCCTGGTCGTCGGCGTCGCCCTGACCCCCTGGGCCCTGGTGGTCCCCGGCGGCTACCTGGCCGCGATCGTCGCGGGCTCGGTCCCGGCCGGCAGGGGACTGCCGCCGAAGGCCCGGCTGCGCATACCCGTGGCCCTGGCCACCATGCACATGTCGTGGGGCTGGGGCTTCCTGACCAGCCCGAAGTCGCTGGCGCGCCGGGTCATCGCCTCCCGCCGGCCCGCGGTCCACGCCTGA